The DNA region GAGGGCGAGGACGGCCATGATCTGGTCGCCGTCGACGAGTTCACCCGCGGCGTCGACCGCGACACAGCGGTCGGCGTCACCGTCGTGCGCGATCCCGAGGTCGGCGCCGTGCTCGACGACGGCCGCGCGCAACGCGTCCGGGTGATTCGACCCACAGTGTTCGTTGATGTTCACGCCGTCCGGGTCGGCGTGGATCGCGATGACCTCGGCGCCGGCCTTGCGGTAGACCTCGGGGGCGGCGAAGGAGGACGCGCCGTTGGCGCAGTCGACGACGACGCGCAGGCCTTCGAGCGGGTGCGGGGTGGCCGACAGCAGGTGCTGGACGTAGCGGTCACCCGCGTCGGGGACGTCCTTCACCCGGCCGACGCCGATCCCGGTCGGGCGGGTGACGGGGGTGGCGAGACCGGCTTCGATCTCGTCTTCGATCCCGTCGGGGAGTTTGTGACCGCCCGCCGCGAAGAGCTTGATGCCGTTGTCGGGCATGGGGTTGTGGGAGGCGGAGATCATCACGCCGAGATCCGCTTCGAGCGCGCCGACCAGGTACGCGACGGCGGGCGTCGGGAGGACGCCGAGGCGGAGCACGTCGGCGCCGGCGGAGGTGAGGCCCGCCACGACGGCGGCCTCGAGCATCTCGCCGCTGGCGCGCGGGTCACGGCCGACGATCGCGACCGGGCGGTGCGAGCGGTCGTGGGCGGCGAGGACGCGGGCGGCGCTGGCGGCGAGCGAGAGCGCCAGCTCCGGGGTCAGCTCCTCGTTGGCGAGGCCACGTACGCCGTCGGTACCGAATAGACGAGCCATCTGTCGACCTCCTTGAAAAACCACCACGACAACCTAGCCAGTGCCCCTGCCTCCCCTCCCGCACCCCCGTTCGCCTTTAGCGGGCTAAACGCGACGCGCGCGACTTTAGCGGGCTAAACGCGACACGCGTGGGGCACGTGTGGCGGGTGTGACAGGTGGGACTGGGGGCGAAGCGGGGCCCGAAGGACCCCGGAAACACGGAAGCGCCCATCCGAGAGACGGATGGGCGCTTCCGCGGGTTGCGCCAGAGGCGCGATCAGCGCTTGCTGTACTGCGGAGCCTTACGGGCCTTCTTGAGGCCGTACTTCTTCCGCTCCGTGGCGCGGGCGTCACGGGTCAGGAAGCCGGCCTTCTTCAGGGCCGGGCGGTCGTCGGCGTCGACCTCGACGAGCGCACGGGCGATCGCGAGACGGAGCGCGCCGGCCTGGCCCGAGATCCCGCCACCGTGCAGGTTGGCGAAGATGTCGAACGAGTCGGGCTTGTCGACCGTCACCAGCGGCTCACGGATGAGCTGCTGGTGCACCTTGTTCGGGAAGTACTCTTCGAGCGTGCGGCCGTTGAGCTTGAACTCACCGGTACCGGGAACGACGCGGACCCGGACGACGGCTTCCTTGCGGCGGCCGACGGTCTGGGCGTTGCCACCGGCGGCGCGCGAAGGACGCGGGGTGGCGGGGGTTTCACTGGTCGCGACGGCGTCACCGACCGCGGGGGTCTCGACAGCCTCGACGGCCTCGGTCTCGGTGCTGGTCACAGACTGTTCCTCACTCACTTCGCGACCTGCGCGATCTTGGAGATCTCGCGCGCCTGCGGCTGCTGCGCGGCGTGCGGGTGCTCGGCGCCGGCGTAGACCTTGAGCTTCTTCGCCTGGGCGCGGCCGAGCTTGTTCTTCGGGAGCATGCCCTTGACGACCTTCTCGAGCAGGTGCTCGGGCTTGGTGTCGAGCAGCTCGCCGAAGGAGCGCTTACGCAGACCACCGGGGTAACCGCTGTGCCGGTACGCGAACTTCTGCTCGCGCTTGTTACCGGTGAGCGCGACCTTCTCGGCGTTGACGATGATGACGAAGTCACCGGTGTCCACGTGCGGGGCGTAGGTCGGCTTGTGCTTGCCGCGCAGCAGCGTGGCGACCTCGGTCGCGAGCCGGCCGAGCACGACATCCTCGGCGTCGATCACGTGCCAGGCACGAGTGACGTCGCCGGGCTTGGGGCTGTACGTGGGCAAGGGTCTACCTCGTCGTCAACATTGCGTGTGGGTTCTGTGCGGGCCTAGCGCTTACGCGCCGCAGCGCACAACGACATATGAAGATACCCCCACGCCCGACCCTACTGCGAAGCGGGGGTCGGTCCGGGGTCCCATACTAGGACCGGCGCCCGGCGGGCGCCCCGCAACTGTACCTCGCCGGTGTGGCGGAACCGCCCACGGCATCATCCTTCGCGGGAGAGGATGAGACGATCCGGACGCGCACCGCGCGCGGGGACTCGATCAGGGGAACGGCGATGAACAAACGTCCAACGACCATCTTGTGCGTGCTGAGCGCCGTGCTGGCGCTGACCACCGCCTGCGGCCAGGGGCGCGCGGGCACGGCCGTGCCGAAGGGCGACGACGCGGCGACCTACGTCGGCACGAAGTTCGAAACGGCGATGAACAAGCTGCAGGACACCATCGGCGACCAGCGCGACGTCACCAGCGAGTCGGGCGCCTACTTCCGCTTCGACGAGAAGTACATCCGCAGCACGATCTCCTCGGCCCGCACCGGTTCACCGGAAGGCCGGGTCAGCCGTCAGCGCTCGCAGAAGAACCCGGACGACAGCATCGACTGGTACACCCCGGGTGACGGGACCGTCGAGTACGTGTACCTCGGCCCCGTCTACAAGAGTCTCGCCCCGACCCCGTGGGTTTCGATGCCGAAGTCCGAAGCCGGGCTGACCATCCCGTGCGCGTGGGTCGGCATCATCACCGCCTGCAAGATGGCGGATGCGATCGCCGTGTCCTACAACGCGGACAAGAAGATCGTGAAGAGCGCCAAAAGTCTTCCGGAGAACCGGATCGAGCTGACCGCCGACATCCCGTTCGGGAAGTTCATGGAGCGGCGGGTGGAGATCCTGCCGACGTCGATCAGCAGCGCGGTCACGGCCGAGATGAAGAAGGCCCCGGTGCGGACCACCGTCTCCCTCAACCCGGACGGGACGCTGAGCCAGATCGTGATGGAGGCCAAGATCGAGGGCGGCGGGCACAAGATCGAGCTGCGCTACGACTTCCGCTTCACCGGCAAGGCGAGCGCGCAGGACCTGCCGAAGCTGCCGGACGCCTCGCAGATCACCGTGCTGCCGGACAAGGCGGCCAAGGACGACTTCAACCGCCGCTTCAACGAGCTGAAGGGTGTCTGAGGCATGACCGAACAGCAGCCACAGCAACCACAACAGCCGCAGCAGTGGTGGCAGCCACCGGCGAATCCCGGGAACCAGCAGCAAGGCTGGCAGCAGGAGAGCCAAGCCACCGGGCCGCATGCCGGCCAGTGGCAGCAGAACGACGCGGGCGCGAACACCGGCTCCTACACCGGGCAATGGCAGCAGCAGCCCGGCGTCACCGGTTCTTTTTCCGGTCCCTGGCAGCAAAGCGGCCCTCCGGCGCCGGGCACGGGATGGCAGCAACCGCAGCAGCAGCCCCTGCCACAGCAGCAGGATTGGCAGGCGCAGCAACAAAGTCCGGCCACTCCCCCGCCGGTGCAGTACGGCGGAGGGTTCCAGCCCGCCCAGCAGGCACCGTCGTCTCAGTACGGCGGGCTCGGTGCCTTCGGGGCGGAGCCCGCGAAGAAGTCCAAGGGCTCCAAGAAGACCTTGATGATCGGCGGGATCGCGGCGGCCGTCGTGGTCGCGGGCGGCGTCGGGGCCTGGCTGCTCGGCGCGTTCGCCGGTGACACCCTCGATCAGAAGTCGGTCCAGGACGGTGTCGTCCGCGTGCTCAACGAGCACTACGGGGAACCGGACGTGAAGAACGTGAGCTGTCCTTCCGGCCAGCCGGTGGAGAACGGCACCACGTTCGACTGCTCGATCGACCTTTCGGGACAGCAGAAGAAAGTCACCGTCCGGGTGCTGAACACCACCCCGGAATTCGAGGTCGGCGCGCCACACTGACCAGGCACGGACACGGAAGAGCCGCGACGGTGAGCGTCGCGGCTTTTCCTTTGACACAAACGAAACGGCGGGCTCGGCATCCGAAGATGCCTGCCCGCCGTTGCTCGTTCGGAGCCGGAAGACTCAGAACAGGCCGGTGACGCCCTGTTCCGTGGCCTGGTAGCCGTCGGCCAGCTGCGGCAGCACGCCGGCGACCTGCGCGAGCAGCTGCTTGAGCTCCTCGAACTTGTTGTCCCACTCCTGCTGAGCGGCCATGTACGCGACCTTCGCGTCACCGTCCCAGGTGTTGACCAGCGGGGACAGGTCGCTCTTCAGCTGCCCGAAGAGGGACTCCAGCTCGCCACCGGTGCTCTTGCAGTCGTCGGCCGCCGCGTGGATCGTGGCGTAATCGACCTTCATCTCGCCCATAAGTTCCTCCAGTAATCAGAAAAAGTCTTGGTTTTGGTGCGGTGTAGCCGAATCAGCCGAGGACGCCGAAGCCCTGGTTGACCGACTTGATGAGCTCCTGCTGCTGCTGCTCGGTCGCGTTGTACTTCGAACCGGCCTGCTCGAGCAGGTCACCGATGTTCTGGAGGGCCTGGTTGAGCCCACGGCCCGCCGAGTCGAAGCGCGTCATCACGTTGTTGAACGCGAGCGCCGCGTCGCCGGTCCAGCCCGCGCGGGTGGCCTCGATGTTGTCGCGAAGCTTGCTCAGGTTCTGGTCCATCGAAACGCGGACCTCGGTCACGCGCTTCTCGGCCTCGGTGAACTGCTCAACTGTCCCGGTAAATCCGCCAGCCATGGGAGCTACCCCCTTCGTTCGTGGTTTATCCGTACTTGGTGAAGTTCGTTTGGTACGGACCTACGACGGAGACACTGCCACGTCTGGTTCCCTCTTGTCGCTCGTTGGTTTCAAGTAGTTGCTTGCGTTAACGCTCCCGGCGGGAACCGAACGCGAGAACCCGGGCAGCGCGCTGCGAATCGCGCCAGGAAAAGGGCTTTCACCACGCGATTTAGCAAACGCACAGGGGTCGGTCAATCGCCTCGGCTCATGATTCGCGACTGCGAAAAGTCCTCGTCGTCGTCACCCACACGTGGCCGTCTGGACACGGGTTCCGGCCGAAGGGGAACCAAATCCGCCGCCGAGGGCAACGCGGGAACCGGAAGACCGGTGCTCGCGCGGAACCGTTTCGCGGCGTTCCGGACGACGGCGGGAGTCGGCGCGGTCTCGCCGCCCGCGAGCCGTCCCTTGCCGAATTGCTTCGCCAGTTCGGCGTTCTCGCCCCGGCGGCGTTCATAGCGCGCCTTGGCCGTACGGGCGACCTGCCGGGCGTAGGTGACCGCGTCGCGTCCTGTGCGCGCGAAGTGCTCGGCGGCGGTCTCGGGTTCGGGTGGCATGAGGCCTCCCCCTTCAGTTGACGACCACCATCGTTTTGACGACCTGCTCGCAGGCCGCGCTCACCCGCTGTTCGTGCGGTGAGCCGGTGCCGTACTGGCAACCGATGTGGACGCGGATCTTTCCCTGGGCGACGACGTACCAGTCGACGCGGGCACTCGGTTTGGTCTCGCGGTAGTAGATGACGGACTTGCCGGCGTACTGCGCGGCGCCGTTGAAGCCGCTGTACTTGTCCGGTTCCAGCCGGGCCAGGCCGCCGAGTTCGTCGACGAGCTTCTGTCTGTCGGCCGTCGCGTCGTAGTCCATCACGTTCTCCTGGGCGACCACGAGGTCGTCGCCGGTGAGGGAGTCGCTCGGATGGATCACCACCTGACGCTTGGCGACGCGGTCGTCGGTCTGCGTCCAGTCCAGCGGCGCGATGAAGCGGTAGTCGTACTGGGCGAGCGTCCGGCCTTCCGGCTCGGCCTCCCCGCTGGTGACCGCGAAGAGGATGCCACCGGCGATCGCCGCCACGGCCACCACGGCCGCGGCGATGATCCAGGGCGTCTTCTTGCTCTTCCCGCCGCGCTCGGCGGGTTTGGTCTCACGGGCGGGCTCACCCGGCCGCCACGGCGGCGGGTGCGCGACCCCCTGCTGGCCCATCGGCGGCGACGGCGGCCCCTGCGGCCGCGTCGCGTTTAGCGGGCTAAACGCGCTCTGCGGCGGCGGGCCGGGAGGAAACGGGGGACGCGGGGCATCGGGACGCCGGTCGGCGGGGGCGGGCGCGGGGGCACCGCCGACCCGGGAGACCGCGGAGCCCGCCAGGGAACCCGTCCGGTCCGGGTCGATCAGCACGGCACGCAGGGCGCCGCGGGCGACCACGGTCTCCGGCTGGTCCAGCGTGGTGGGGACGACCCCGGTCCGCTCGTGCACCAGCCGGGACACCATCGGGATCCGGCTCGACCCGCCCACGAGGAAGATCGCCGTCAGCTGCTTCGGCCGCAGCCCGGAATCGCCGATCGCGGCCACGGTCAGCTCGACCGCGCGCCCGAGCGGGCCCGCGATCAGCCGCTCGAGATCCTCCCGGGTCACATGCGCGTCGGCGAACGGCGGCGGCATCGGGACGTCGGTGTACGCGTGCCGCGACAGCGTCTCCTTCGCGCCGCGCACGTCCTGCCGCAGCACGCGGCGACGTCGCCTGTCCGTGAGCTCACGGCCCTCGACGAGCTTCCGCCATTCCGGCGGATCGGCGGCCGACACCAGCGAACCCACGTGCTCCAGGAGCGCCTGATCGACGTCCGCTCCCCCGAAGCTCGGATCCCCCCGGGTGGCCAGCACCTGGAACCCGGCGCGTTTAGCGGGCGAACTGCGATCCGCCGGGCTGCCGGGCATGCGCTGCACCACGGAGACGTCGACGGTGCCCCCGCCGAGGTCGAGGACCGCCAGCGCGTCGCCGGGGCGGCCGCTGAACTCGACGGTGCGTTCGGAGTTGAGATCGGCCGGGGCGAACGTCGCCGCGTGGTACACCGCCGCGGCGACCGGCTCCGGCACCAGCGCGACCTGACGCGCGAGCCCGCTCGCCGCCTGCCGGAGCAGCCGGGTGCGGGTCGCGCCCCAATCCGCGGGATGGGTCAGGACGAGCAGCTCGACCTCGGCGTCACCGGCGAGCCGTCGCGCCTCGGTCACCGCGCGTTTCAGCACG from Amycolatopsis sp. EV170708-02-1 includes:
- the glmM gene encoding phosphoglucosamine mutase, which encodes MARLFGTDGVRGLANEELTPELALSLAASAARVLAAHDRSHRPVAIVGRDPRASGEMLEAAVVAGLTSAGADVLRLGVLPTPAVAYLVGALEADLGVMISASHNPMPDNGIKLFAAGGHKLPDGIEDEIEAGLATPVTRPTGIGVGRVKDVPDAGDRYVQHLLSATPHPLEGLRVVVDCANGASSFAAPEVYRKAGAEVIAIHADPDGVNINEHCGSNHPDALRAAVVEHGADLGIAHDGDADRCVAVDAAGELVDGDQIMAVLALALAETGELTKNTLVATVMSNLGLHLAMRAHGIDLVTTAVGDRYVLEELRASGFALGGEQSGHVVLPAYATTGDGLLTALRVMSRMASTGKSLADLAAVMNRLPQVLVNVPVADKAAVAVSAAVRDAVGAVEAELGEEGRVLLRPSGTEQLVRVMVEAPAHDTAQAAADRLAGVVSSAS
- the rpsI gene encoding 30S ribosomal protein S9, with the translated sequence MTSTETEAVEAVETPAVGDAVATSETPATPRPSRAAGGNAQTVGRRKEAVVRVRVVPGTGEFKLNGRTLEEYFPNKVHQQLIREPLVTVDKPDSFDIFANLHGGGISGQAGALRLAIARALVEVDADDRPALKKAGFLTRDARATERKKYGLKKARKAPQYSKR
- the rplM gene encoding 50S ribosomal protein L13 produces the protein MPTYSPKPGDVTRAWHVIDAEDVVLGRLATEVATLLRGKHKPTYAPHVDTGDFVIIVNAEKVALTGNKREQKFAYRHSGYPGGLRKRSFGELLDTKPEHLLEKVVKGMLPKNKLGRAQAKKLKVYAGAEHPHAAQQPQAREISKIAQVAK
- a CDS encoding DUF4333 domain-containing protein encodes the protein MTEQQPQQPQQPQQWWQPPANPGNQQQGWQQESQATGPHAGQWQQNDAGANTGSYTGQWQQQPGVTGSFSGPWQQSGPPAPGTGWQQPQQQPLPQQQDWQAQQQSPATPPPVQYGGGFQPAQQAPSSQYGGLGAFGAEPAKKSKGSKKTLMIGGIAAAVVVAGGVGAWLLGAFAGDTLDQKSVQDGVVRVLNEHYGEPDVKNVSCPSGQPVENGTTFDCSIDLSGQQKKVTVRVLNTTPEFEVGAPH
- a CDS encoding WXG100 family type VII secretion target; the protein is MGEMKVDYATIHAAADDCKSTGGELESLFGQLKSDLSPLVNTWDGDAKVAYMAAQQEWDNKFEELKQLLAQVAGVLPQLADGYQATEQGVTGLF
- a CDS encoding WXG100 family type VII secretion target, producing the protein MAGGFTGTVEQFTEAEKRVTEVRVSMDQNLSKLRDNIEATRAGWTGDAALAFNNVMTRFDSAGRGLNQALQNIGDLLEQAGSKYNATEQQQQELIKSVNQGFGVLG
- a CDS encoding type VII secretion-associated protein, which codes for MTVRVAVDFGTSSTCVVASINGREPQVVVVDGQPLMSSAVYAAPDGTLFVGQEAERQAAVDPSRYEPNPKRRIDEGDLLLGDNVLRVTDVVHAVLKRAVTEARRLAGDAEVELLVLTHPADWGATRTRLLRQAASGLARQVALVPEPVAAAVYHAATFAPADLNSERTVEFSGRPGDALAVLDLGGGTVDVSVVQRMPGSPADRSSPAKRAGFQVLATRGDPSFGGADVDQALLEHVGSLVSAADPPEWRKLVEGRELTDRRRRRVLRQDVRGAKETLSRHAYTDVPMPPPFADAHVTREDLERLIAGPLGRAVELTVAAIGDSGLRPKQLTAIFLVGGSSRIPMVSRLVHERTGVVPTTLDQPETVVARGALRAVLIDPDRTGSLAGSAVSRVGGAPAPAPADRRPDAPRPPFPPGPPPQSAFSPLNATRPQGPPSPPMGQQGVAHPPPWRPGEPARETKPAERGGKSKKTPWIIAAAVVAVAAIAGGILFAVTSGEAEPEGRTLAQYDYRFIAPLDWTQTDDRVAKRQVVIHPSDSLTGDDLVVAQENVMDYDATADRQKLVDELGGLARLEPDKYSGFNGAAQYAGKSVIYYRETKPSARVDWYVVAQGKIRVHIGCQYGTGSPHEQRVSAACEQVVKTMVVVN